ttctcttcctcttccttttcctctccctttttctcgtcattttttttccattctcctcctattcctcctctccctctccctcctcctcttcctctccttcttcctctttctctcctcctcctcctcctcctcctccttctcctcctcctcatattgctctttctcttctgtttttttcataGATGTCTCATCTTTTAACCCACCCTTGCAGAGCTtgtagtgccccccccccccccatcccccatcgtCGTGTGCCAGTCAGGAAAATTTGTCATTATCTGATAGAGAAATAATCTGTAATATGTTAAAAGATTAATATCAACAGtaaccctctctatttctttatattgCTGGGATTTTGAGTAAAGATTGATTCGTATCAAATGATAGAGGCTGAAGGATGTTGCAAATATATTGACAAATAAGAAATAGTCTATCCTATTAACATGTTTTAGAAAATGACTAATAGCATTAATATAAAAAACGGGAAGGGGTCACTCTACTAAATCCCAGAACATTATAACTCCTTAGACATGAAACAAGCCATAAAATAATGCTGAATACTTAAAGAAAACTGATTTATATCGCCTTAATGATAATTTCAGCGAAGTCTTAGCAACGAAAATCATTGAAAATCGCCTGGACTCAATTAATTCAACAGGGAATAGATGCAATGGGGTATCTTGAGTTTCTTGGCCTGGCATTGCATCGATTGTGACCCAGCAAAGAAAAAACTGTTAAGAATTTTCTTGCAAGGGTAAAATAATGCAAGGAAAACCAAACGTTCCACATTTACAACTTGCAAATCTTTCGTTAACTATGATTTCCATGTCATTCCCACCATCCCCTTCATTATAATCttatatcataaccattataattaataacagcatcattaatcattatgatcatgctcATTATATAAAGAACTATAGTATATTGAGAAAATGCGTAAAGAACAAAGTATACTggttttcatacatacatttcagaAAGACAGTAATTAAGAACACAAAACCTATTAATAGCTCGTATTGTTGAAAAAATGGACAGTAACTAATAGATTATTTTCTTGTCGTTATATAAAGGTAGTTACATATGTTGTACGAGGGAGCTAGCCATAATTGAGAACAAGTGTATTTCCCTGATACAGATGTGTTGATTGTAACACCTGTATAGCAGATGCAAAAGAAGTGCACTCacagtatatttttgtgtatatgcgcatacatgGAAATATTACATTATCAATGTAAGAGAAATACGGAGGGAAATCACTAAAAACTATGAAGTATAAAACctcaatgaaagaagagaaaagaaaaaatgaaaaaaagaaatatatatatatatatatatatttatatatgtaagtatagatacacacacacacacacacgcacacgcacacgcacacgcacacacacacatacatacacacacacacacaaacacacacacacacacacacaacacacacacacacacacacacacacacacacacacacacacacacacacacacacacacacacacacacacacacataaatatatatatatatatatatatatatgtctatatataatagttCAATTCTCTTATGTTAATTTCAAGTCAtacaactctgtgtgtgtgtgcgtgtgtgtgcgtgtgtgtgtgcgtgtgtgtgtgcgtgtgtgtgtacgtgtgcgtgtgcgtgtgcggaactatgaacacacacacacacacatacacatacacacacacacacacacacacacacacacacacacacacacacacacacacacacacacacacacacacacatatatatatatacacacacacacagatagatagacagacaggtacactcgtgtgtgtatatatatatgtgtgtgtgtttgtgtgtgtgtgtttgtttatatgtgtgtagatatatatagatagatcgatagatagacggataaatgtgtgtgtatatatttacatatatgtacttatatataaatatgtgtgtatatatatgtatttgtgtgtgtgtgtttgtgtgtgtgtgtgtgtgtgtgtgtgtgtatatatatagatagatagatagatagatatgtgtgtgtgtatatatgtgtgtgtgtatatatacgtatttatatatatatatatatatatatatatatatatatatatatatatatatatatatatatatatatatgcgcatgtacttcgtatgtatacaaatatactcttatatgtatgtttattcttttatttactttttctatttattcttctatctatgtatgtatttatacaattatttatctatatacatcaaGAGCCAAAAAAGATGAATCCGGATGGTCACTCCAGGAACGCCGGCACCTCACCGGATCAGGAATCCGGATCGGGACTTAGGCGAACGCGTGACGTCACCAGTAAACAGAGCAGCGAGGAAGACGATCCACGATGCCGACCGTGTCCGTGAACCGAGAACTGCTCTTTAAGACGCTCGGGAAGACCTACAGTGAGTGTCACAAGCTCAGAGAACACGAAAAGGAGTTGTAGAGGGCGAAAGGAAGGAGTAACGGAGTAAATGGTTCCAAAATAAGGCGTGAATGGCGAGAGAAGGACCCCCTCTCGAGTCTGGGTGGGGACTGGCTGATGTAATTCCAGCTGTCATTTGCTCGagtttttaattttgatatttatggcttgtgtgtgtttgtttctgtaatGTATTCAGGGTATATTTCACCCGTAAGTCTGAATGGCCTGTGTATTCGGAGGATATTTGATTATTACAGAGCAAGAAATAGACAGccgatggttttttttttgtttttttccctagcagttcaaattcaaatatgaaaatgaacaaaattaAAAGTTTGTCATGTGTTTAACATTGGTAAACTCCTTTGGTACTTTCTTTTAATGCTTTGCCCATTTATGATAAGAAATGGAAAAGCATATTTAATTATTGATATGAGATATTGGTCATTCACGAGCGGAGGGCTGGGACACTTCAAGTAGAACCATTTTCCCCTCGTTTGGCCacagaaaacaattatatatgtttttataaatgtatattctttCATAATTAAAGCATAACTTGGTTCATAGCTCTGCACACTTTGATGAGCAATTGTGGGCTTACCATTACTATAGCAAATGGTTTTGGTTAATCTTTATAGCATGGACACACTAAGCTAGGGTAAATGGATGATATTCTTGTAAAAGAGATAAAGTTGTAGTCATTGTTACAAAAAATACACTGCAAACACAAACAGTAAAgctacaaataaaggaaaaatattacaGCAAGTTCCCGTCACCCTGGCTCTCAGCCAAATTTTCTTATAATGACATGTTCACCTCACCCACCCCTCAAGTAAATTTTCTTCATGACATGACAGTCACATCATCGTATCATAGAGGTTAAACATCATTTAAAGATTGAGTGGCCCACTCCATATTGGAAACTTCGTCATGTGTGCAATAACTTGCCCACCAGAGTTTTACCAATTTGCtaaatattttatgattttgCAGATTGGCTAAAAAATTCTGAACTGACTGTATCTTCAAAGTATTATATTTTAGGTCAAGATATGTCATGGCCCTACACAAAACATTGTAGTTTTTAAAATTCAGATGCAAGCTTGTCAGTGCAAAAGTCCAGTGTGAGGCCCACACTAACTTGCATTATGATACGGTTGGATACTACCAGGATAGCATATTATTTTTGCCTCCTAGCACATCAGATTTCCCATAGTTAATGAAATCcagttagaacacacacacaccaacgtcaCAGGGTCAAATTTGCAGGAGGATCCAATGACCCTGCAGTCTTGCatgatgttattttgtttctgtttcattAGTTATCACAAACTTTTGTAGTATATATAAGACCATGATATCTAAGTCATAGGCTTCATGTGGATGAATTTATTAGTTaagctattgttttttttattttttaaatttaaaaaggtATAATATTCAAAATACAATCTCTGAAATAACCAAAGACTTAAGCTGTACAAACTTAAGAATTATTAGATCTTTTTCGCTGTATTTGAAATGCCTAAGGTCTGTTTAAATCCACTTAAAACTGATCAGCAGCAGTCTTGACCCAAGCCTAATACAGGTTTTAGGCTATGAGTTTGAGGGACATTGTGTGGGATAAACACAggagatagcaataatgatttaaACAGTGTGATTGGGGTATTGCCATCAGGTATAGAAATGactaccttttttcttcttctttttcttcttcttctttttcttcttttatacatGGCAAGAGGGTTATCATATGAGAAAATGTCTGTTGAAacttgttctgtttttttgtgaATCTTATATCTAATGCCTGGagtaatgaatatgtatgtgtgaccATGTTTTCATATGCAGTGATCTCTGACTGTCAGATCTCTTTGTTAATCCTTTTGTTGCTTTTTTAACCTGCAGCTGATGAGGAATTTGATGAGCTATGCTTCCAGTATGGCCTTGAAGTTGACGATATTGTAGACGACCCTGAAAAAGGCATGACATATAAGATTGAAGTAGGAGCCAATCGCTATGATTTACTCTGCATTGAGGGCATCGCACGGTCCCTATCGGTTTACCTGGGGAAGGAATCACTTCCTCGTTACCAACTTGTTCCTGCCAAAGACCCACAAAGAAACAGGCTCATAGTGAAACCTGACACAGCCAGGGTAAGATACATATGTGAGCCATAGagattagtgtgtatgtgtatacatgtgggtACCATTTCCATTTGAGATTGTGCATATGCAGGCTAAATTTTGTGTTATACATGATTCATGATTTATgtcattattctttgttttttttttttagtatgttaATTTCTATTTCTCAGTGAAAAGATTACCTTTATCTTCATGTTTCTTAAGGTTAACTCTCATTTCCTAATAGGTTCGGCCTTACGTGGTGGGAGCTGTGCTTCGGGGAATGACCTTCACTCAGGTTGTCTATGATTCCTTTATTGACCTTCAAGATAAACTCCACCAAAATCTTGCCAGGAAGCGTACTCTTGTTGCTATTGGTAAGTTGAAATTATGCCTTTAAGAACTTTTCACAGGTGTAAGATTCTGCATTAATTGcatgtgcatgatatatatatatatatatatatatatatatatatatatatatatatatatatatatatatatatatatatatatatatatatatttatttatttatatatttatatatattttcttcttcttcttcttcttcttcttcttcttcttcttcttcttcttcttcttcttcttcttcttcttcttcttcttcttcttcttcttcttcttcttccccccccatcATGTGAATATTTTTGAATAGGATACTATAACTTGGCCTTTGTATTTAGGACTCCTTCACCAGCAATGCATGAAAAAGTATAGCAtaattaaggataagtccgatatgcgaagctgagcttcgcccgggctatgccaatgaggggagcccggcctgtgtcgactaatgccgactcgctaacgtgtgtcagctggtgctgactcgtcttagtccttacccgccgtggtgcccagtcacagcagtaacctccaggcgacaattgcaacttctcgcgcctgggcggggcgcgaaccgccgacccctcggatgagaggccgacacgttaccactgtactagcccggaggctctagCATAATTGAAGCAAAGATTTGTAACAAAATTTTCTCATTATTGGGCTTCCCATACCATGGTGCTAGAGCTAATGAGCAAAGTGCATTTTCAAATTGTGCATGCTGTTTTTCTAAACAAATTTTTTTTATGCTCTGAAGTCATTTAAGAAGTCTTGTATGGTAATCAGGAGACTGTAACTCTATTGTTCAAACTATAACAGTAAAGTAATGCTAAATTTTTGTGAGTTTTTGTACCATCACATTCTATCCTACAGGAACTCATGACTTGGACACCATCACTGGGCCCTTCATCTATGACGCTCGGCCACCCTCAGAtatctccttcgtccccctcaACCAGACTCAGGAGCTCAGAGCTGACAAAATGTTAGAAATGTTTAGCCATGATTCCCACCTTAAGGAGTATGTTCCTATCATCAAGGTGAGATTCTTTTGGTCAAGTCTGTAGGAAAAATTATTACACTTAAAAGCCTACAAATCTTGACCCACAAATAAGCATTTTCATATTGAAGTGATAAAATGGGGACAAACGCTCAAGTTGGAATAAGTACAATATAACTAAAGTATTCTGTTTACAGGACAAACCCGTGTACCCAGTGATTACAGATCAGAAGGGCGTggtgctctccctcccccccatcatcaATGGCAACCATAGCAAGATCACCCTAAAGACCCGCAACGTCTTCATAGAGTGCACtgccacagacaaacacaaggCGCAGATTGTGCTGGATACTCTTGTTTGCATGTTCTCTGGTTACTGTGATCAGCCATTTACTGCTGAGCCTGTGgaggtattttttttatcagttttgtaATATGCATCTGGTTCATCTGTTCAGACATGGGTTTTGATGGTGATTAAATGAATAAAGATGTTATCTCTTTACCATAGGTTCTTTTTAAAGCTTCTAAAATTTAGGAAAGTATGTTTAAATTCAGAGTAATGTGTAGGCTAAACTAGGGTTAGAAACTTGGTGTATAATGCAATAGAATTTATTTGTACCACCTTTTGTGCTAGGTGGAATACCCCAGTGGTGAGAAGTTGCAGTACCCAACCCTGCGCTATGTCCAGCAAGAGGCTTCTGTGGACTATTGTAACACATTGGCAGGAGTGGAAGAAAATGCT
The sequence above is drawn from the Penaeus chinensis breed Huanghai No. 1 chromosome 28, ASM1920278v2, whole genome shotgun sequence genome and encodes:
- the LOC125040249 gene encoding phenylalanine--tRNA ligase beta subunit-like, whose protein sequence is MPTVSVNRELLFKTLGKTYTDEEFDELCFQYGLEVDDIVDDPEKGMTYKIEVGANRYDLLCIEGIARSLSVYLGKESLPRYQLVPAKDPQRNRLIVKPDTARVRPYVVGAVLRGMTFTQVVYDSFIDLQDKLHQNLARKRTLVAIGTHDLDTITGPFIYDARPPSDISFVPLNQTQELRADKMLEMFSHDSHLKEYVPIIKDKPVYPVITDQKGVVLSLPPIINGNHSKITLKTRNVFIECTATDKHKAQIVLDTLVCMFSGYCDQPFTAEPVEVEYPSGEKLQYPTLRYVQQEASVDYCNTLAGVEENAESICKLLTSMSLNAKPNGEGKIVVDVPPTRYDILHECDIAEDFAVAYGFDKLAADLRMPPTNTIGQEFELNYLSDKLRLLLSQNNYTEAATFSLCSKADMGERMRVSLEDKPWVRVGNPKTAECEAVRINLLPGILKTIAANKHVSLPIRLFEVSDIVLRNKCSATTKGTGARNHRFLCAVNYNVRSGMEVIQGLLDNIMIALKVPFADQDNARGYTLEGKDYPSYFPGFCGDVLINGVVVGQIGLVHPEVITNFNLNNPAAALELNLEKVLEVTNFGHC